The Ornithodoros turicata isolate Travis chromosome 9, ASM3712646v1, whole genome shotgun sequence genome includes a region encoding these proteins:
- the LOC135368620 gene encoding dual specificity protein kinase Ttk-like has translation MTSEKYFGRTFPSASRRDAGPITDDGIAAPCNSTSAGNLQSVTENMAVPRTPVQSSFKAGVMIPSTTKSAFSSISDILNMKTPEFRPCAPCSKTKEVVNDEMSATGIKKNLYSSLVPDKGCAANATGEGWRDSSSGIRSNSSIQMEYVPPLLRKIRENPSMVKNAPFDLQLLRSSEDDDDDDEHEEDAESNISVTKKNDNHSKVGGRSYLPGSSAESGFSSRGTTKRSVGQRSTGNSGAATMPDKPPTRIPPRCSSRRASHPDKELPANHLRSEDALESHKEDASVRVNGKYYQIFSIIGSGGSSKVYHVFDDKKHEFAVKFVNLEEANEEVTAMFLNEVTILKQLKHCQRVVRLYDYEYCKKKKMLSLVMEKGDTDLSGVLRSIMRANSLSPITVKFYWSEMLYAVKEIHEKGIIHSDLKPANFLFVKGTLKLIDFGIADTMQADVTSVIKSSQMGTLNFMSPESIMGTGEISEKTGRPDIKINTKSDVWSLGCILYALVYGKPPFQDLTSAPQKLHAITNSKHPIPFPEIEDHHLLDVLQQCLQRNPKKRPTISELLQHPYLVEGKSRAASTEPDLASLISSIEQLSPCSFQKVDSFVRTLQKK, from the exons ATGACATCAGAGAAATACTTCGGCAGAACTTTCCCTTCAGCGTCAAG GCGGGATGCAGGACCCATAACCGACGACGGCATTGCAGCTCCATGCAACTCTACAAGCGCAGGAAACCTACAGAGCGTTACAGAAAACATGGCAGTCCCAAGGACTCCAGTGCAGTCGTCGTTCAAAGCTGGTGTGATG ATACCAAGCACCACAAAAAGTGCATTCTCTTCAATTTCGGACATATTGAATATGAAAACCCCTGAATTTCGACCGTGTGCGCCATGCTCAAAAACAAA AGAAGTTGTAAACGACGAAATGTCTGCAACTGGCATCAAGAAGAACTTGTATTCCTCTTTGGTGCCCGATAAGGGCTGTGCTGCAAACGCAACAGGGGAG GGTTGGAGAGACAGTAGTAGTGGAATTCGAAGTAATTCGTCTATACAGATGGAGTATGTTCCACCGCttttgagaaaaat ACGCGAGAACCCATCAATGGTGAAGAATGCCCCGTTTGACCTCCAATTATTACGTTCTtctgaagatgacgatgatgatgatgagcatGAAGAGGATGCTGAAAGTAATATAA GTGTTACGAAGAAGAATGACAATCATAGCAAAGTGGGTGGCAGGAGCTATTTACCTGGATCTTCAGCTGAGAG TGGCTTCTCGTCAAGAGGTACCACAAAACGCAGTGTAGGACAGCGAAGTACTGGCAACAGTGGTGCTGCAACAATGCCAGATAAACCACCTACCAGGATTCCGCCCAGGTGCTCCTCACGTCGAGCAAGCCACCCTGACAAGGAACTTCCAGCGAACCACCTGCGAAGTGAAGACGCCTTGGAATCCCACAAGGAG GACGCTTCCGTCAGGGTCAATGGCAAATACTACCAAATTTTCAGCATTATTGGGAGTGGTGGATCCAGCAAG GTATATCACGTGTTTGACGATAAGAAGCACGAGTTTGCGGTAAAGTTTGTTAACCTTGAGGAGGCCAACGAAGAGGTCACAGCAATGTTTCTAAATGAAGTGACCATTCTGAAGCAGTTGAAACATTGTCAGCGTGTCGTCAGACTTTATGACTA TGAATATtgcaagaagaaaaagatgCTCAGTTTGGTAATGGAAAAAGGAGACACAGACCTCTCTGGTGTCCTGCGATCAATAATGCGTGCAAACAGCCTCAGTCCAATCACTGTCAAGTTTTACTGGTCAGAAATGCTATACGCCGTCAAAGAAATCCACGAAAAAG GTATAATTCATTCGGACTTGAAGCCTGCAAACTTTCTCTTTGTGAAGGGGACCCTGAAGCTTATTGACTTTGGAATTGCTGACACAATGCAGGCTGACGTGACCAGCGTTATTAAGTCTTCCCAG ATGGGAACGCTGAACTTCATGTCACCTGAATCCATTATGGGTACTGGAGAAATCTCTGAAAAGACAGGAAGACCAGACATCAAG ATAAACACGAAGTCAGATGTTTGGTCACTTGGGTGCATCCTGTATGCCTTAGTGTATGGCAAGCCACCCTTTCAAGACCTGACATCTGCCCCGCAGAAATTGCATGCCATCACAAACAGTAAGCATCCGATCCCATTTCCTGAGATTGAAGATCATCACCTTCTTGATGTGCTGCAG CAATGCTTACAGCGAAATCCGAAAAAAAGGCCCACAATATCTGAATTGTTGCAACATCCATATCTAGTGGAAG GAAAGTCGAGAGCTGCATCGACAGAACCTGATCTGGCATCTTTGATTAGCAGCATTGAACAGTTATCTCCGTGCAGTTTTCAGAAGGTAGATAGT TTTGTCAGAACTCTGCAAAAGAAGTAG